From Kiritimatiellia bacterium:
GGTGGGGGTCTGCTGTTTGACCAGGGTCGTGGGCGCCATCTGGCCGCCGGTCATGCCGTAGACGGTATTGTTGATGAAAATGACCGTGATGTTTTCGCCGCGGTTAGCAGTGTGGATGGTTTCGCACATGCCGATCGCGGCCAGGTCGCCGTCGCCCTGATAGGAAAATATAATACGTCCGGGCCGGACCCGCTTGAGACCGGTTGCCACCGCGGGGGTACGGCCGTGCGGCGCCTCGGATATATCGCATTTCAGGTAATAATAAGCAAATACGGCGCATCCCACCGGGGCGACCCCTATGGTTTTATCCCGGATATGCAGCTCGTCCATGACCTCGGCCAGCAGTTTGTGCACGAGGCTATGGCCGCATCCCGCGCAATAATGCATCACGGAAGACGACAAGGCCTCGGGTCGGCCGTAAATTTTCTGTTTTTTCGCCATAACGCGTTTCTCATTATTCCGGACGGCGTGTCCGGATTTTGGAAAGACGGCGGGTGTTTTTGTAAATTGTTTTTAAAATTTCGGATTCGCTCGGCACCTTTCCGCCGGGATAGCCGCTGAAAAAGATTTGAGCCTCTCCGCCGGCGGCAAGGCGGACGTCTTCCAGCATCTGGCCGCAGTTCATTTCCACCGTTAAGATTCCCTTGACCTGCCGGGCGAGCGTTGCAAGCCGTTTCGCGGGAAACGGCCAGAGGGTGATTGGGCGGTAAAACCCGAC
This genomic window contains:
- a CDS encoding thiamine pyrophosphate-dependent enzyme, giving the protein MAKKQKIYGRPEALSSSVMHYCAGCGHSLVHKLLAEVMDELHIRDKTIGVAPVGCAVFAYYYLKCDISEAPHGRTPAVATGLKRVRPGRIIFSYQGDGDLAAIGMCETIHTANRGENITVIFINNTVYGMTGGQMAPTTLVKQQTPTCPAGRETATMGGPIRVCELLNTLDRPFYIERTALDGIHGILKTKKALLTAFKAQMDEKGYSFVEILSPCPTYFRLSPEDSLKFVKNELSRHFPVRVFRKEGVVIND